The proteins below are encoded in one region of Romeriopsis navalis LEGE 11480:
- a CDS encoding GUN4 domain-containing protein produces MANNWAIVVGVNHYEHHPERKLRYAVQDAERLGDFLCQSAQFESAHVIRCLGEETRRGEQNYPSCSNLIRILNRDLKPSNIGQVQRLWFFFSGHGISRNGRDFLVPSDCLAEDLERFSLPVDEVIAAMRLHQTAEIVLILDACREKIGSKGKDTPIGAQTVEVAKERGVTTIFSCSYGQLSYELESLGQGAFTHALVEGLGQFTLPFQLEPFLVRRVNELHRAAQKSVQQTPKIQTDSTAKAFQSLLPDCVTDSDVTFLIEQAKDAELEEEFDEAKRWLRQIIEVAPVASQRRAALKAQDRIDRKIAGQTTPPMPAPTVVPIVEPQQRVEVKPKSTPPEPQSQNSIDRIPLESEKKIDYRKLRDLLKAGKWEAADKETLEVMLQASNRKSQGWLDTDSLKNFPCKDLRTIDQLWVKASNGHFGFSVQKKIWEECGSPMNYSNEYKNFGDRVGWCRDSNWLNYSDLKKNPLHSPAGELPCELAVDIGVLRLCMEYLRGCGGGWIHFLAQRLANCSTQQS; encoded by the coding sequence ATGGCGAATAACTGGGCGATCGTCGTTGGGGTAAATCACTATGAGCATCATCCTGAGCGGAAGCTGCGCTATGCGGTACAGGATGCCGAGCGCTTAGGTGATTTTCTATGCCAATCAGCGCAGTTTGAAAGTGCCCATGTCATTCGCTGTTTGGGCGAAGAGACACGGCGGGGTGAGCAGAATTATCCCAGTTGCTCGAATCTAATTCGGATTCTCAATCGCGATCTGAAGCCCAGCAATATTGGTCAGGTGCAGCGTTTGTGGTTTTTCTTTAGCGGTCATGGGATTAGTCGCAATGGCCGTGATTTTTTGGTGCCGAGTGATTGTTTGGCAGAAGATTTAGAACGGTTTTCACTGCCAGTCGATGAAGTAATTGCGGCAATGCGGCTGCATCAGACAGCCGAGATTGTGCTGATTCTGGATGCTTGTCGGGAGAAGATCGGCAGCAAGGGCAAAGATACGCCCATTGGCGCACAAACCGTCGAGGTTGCGAAGGAACGTGGGGTGACGACGATTTTTTCCTGTAGCTATGGGCAATTATCCTACGAGCTGGAATCCCTAGGGCAAGGGGCATTCACCCATGCGTTGGTGGAAGGGTTGGGACAGTTTACGTTGCCATTTCAACTAGAGCCGTTCTTAGTGCGGCGGGTCAACGAATTGCATCGGGCAGCCCAGAAATCGGTACAGCAAACACCGAAGATTCAGACTGATTCGACGGCAAAGGCATTTCAGTCGCTCTTGCCAGATTGTGTGACAGACAGCGATGTGACGTTTTTGATTGAGCAGGCGAAGGATGCGGAACTGGAAGAGGAATTTGATGAGGCGAAGCGCTGGCTACGTCAGATCATTGAAGTAGCTCCCGTAGCATCACAGCGACGAGCAGCGCTAAAAGCACAGGATCGAATTGACCGTAAGATTGCGGGCCAAACGACGCCCCCAATGCCTGCGCCAACAGTAGTGCCGATCGTCGAACCACAACAGCGAGTTGAGGTCAAACCAAAATCCACTCCACCTGAACCTCAATCGCAAAATTCGATCGACAGAATCCCACTCGAATCTGAGAAAAAGATCGACTATCGTAAACTCCGGGACTTGCTGAAGGCGGGCAAATGGGAAGCGGCAGACAAAGAGACCTTAGAAGTCATGCTCCAGGCATCCAACCGCAAGTCTCAGGGTTGGCTCGATACTGATTCACTCAAGAATTTCCCTTGCAAAGATTTACGGACGATCGATCAACTCTGGGTCAAAGCCAGCAACGGTCACTTTGGCTTCTCAGTGCAGAAAAAGATTTGGGAAGAATGCGGTAGCCCAATGAACTACAGTAATGAATACAAAAACTTTGGTGATCGCGTCGGCTGGTGCAGGGACTCCAACTGGTTGAACTACTCCGACCTAAAAAAGAACCCTCTTCATTCTCCTGCCGGAGAATTACCGTGTGAGCTAGCGGTGGATATTGGGGTTTTGCGTTTGTGTATGGAGTATTTGAGGGGTTGTGGTGGAGGTTGGATACATTTTCTCGCGCAAAGACTTGCGAACTGTAGCACGCAACAGTCCTAG
- the ispD gene encoding 2-C-methyl-D-erythritol 4-phosphate cytidylyltransferase, with amino-acid sequence MYLLIPAAGSGKRMGSEWQRQGKAQRNKLLLDLIGKPVLAWTLLAAEASSTIEWIGIMGQPIDFDDFNQILADLNLRKPVTLIQGGSTRQESVYNGLQALPTEAQHVLIHDGARCLATPELFDRCSASLKQYDGLVAAVAVKDTIKVVDETMSIQDTPDRANLWAAQTPQGFSVPLLKQSHDEGKAKGWEVTDDAALFERCGLPVYIVPGEETNLKVTTPVDLAIAQFILQGRTQQSES; translated from the coding sequence GTGTATTTGTTGATTCCTGCGGCGGGTTCTGGCAAACGGATGGGCAGCGAGTGGCAGCGCCAGGGCAAGGCCCAACGCAACAAGCTACTGCTCGACTTGATCGGCAAGCCCGTTCTGGCTTGGACCTTACTGGCGGCTGAGGCATCGAGCACGATCGAATGGATTGGCATCATGGGTCAACCGATCGACTTTGATGACTTTAACCAAATTCTGGCTGACCTGAACTTGCGCAAACCCGTGACGCTGATCCAGGGTGGCAGTACCCGTCAGGAGTCGGTTTATAACGGTTTGCAAGCCTTACCTACCGAGGCGCAACATGTGCTGATTCATGACGGGGCACGCTGTTTGGCTACCCCGGAATTGTTCGATCGGTGCAGCGCTTCTCTCAAGCAATACGATGGCTTGGTCGCGGCGGTCGCGGTTAAGGACACGATCAAAGTGGTCGATGAGACCATGAGCATTCAAGATACGCCCGATCGGGCTAATCTCTGGGCCGCGCAGACGCCTCAGGGCTTTTCGGTGCCATTGCTGAAGCAATCCCATGATGAAGGGAAAGCCAAGGGCTGGGAAGTGACCGACGATGCGGCGTTATTTGAGCGGTGTGGTTTGCCGGTCTACATTGTGCCGGGGGAGGAGACGAATCTGAAGGTGACAACGCCGGTTGATTTGGCGATCGCCCAGTTTATTTTGCAGGGGAGAACCCAGCAATCAGAAAGCTAG
- the psbX gene encoding photosystem II reaction center X protein, whose product MTPSLTNFMLSLVAGLLIVVVPATVGLLFISQRDKVNRS is encoded by the coding sequence ATGACTCCGTCGCTCACAAATTTTATGCTCAGCCTGGTAGCAGGTTTGCTCATCGTCGTTGTACCGGCAACGGTCGGCCTTCTCTTCATCAGTCAGCGTGACAAGGTAAATCGCTCTTAA
- a CDS encoding YggT family protein: protein MSADWLDLGLSIALGVMTLLFIFRIVLTWYPQVELTKFPFNLIAFPTEPFLWPTRKVVPPIGGIDISPIIWVGLFSLAREVLLGQQGLLTMMH, encoded by the coding sequence ATGTCGGCGGATTGGTTGGATTTGGGATTGAGCATTGCCTTAGGGGTGATGACGTTGCTGTTTATTTTCCGCATCGTTCTGACTTGGTATCCGCAGGTTGAATTGACCAAGTTTCCCTTCAACTTGATTGCGTTTCCGACTGAGCCGTTTTTGTGGCCGACGCGGAAGGTGGTCCCGCCGATCGGCGGTATCGACATCAGCCCGATTATTTGGGTTGGTCTGTTTAGCTTGGCCCGTGAGGTGTTGCTGGGGCAGCAGGGTTTATTGACGATGATGCACTAG
- a CDS encoding serine/threonine protein kinase → MPLSAPVPAGTLLENRYDVVRFIGHGGFGRTYLVRDQHRFNELCVLKEFAPQVSQPSVLKKAEELFQREAGTLYKLSHPQIPEFRALSSVQYNGESIVFLVEQFIDGHNYGEWVENAHRLSPAQGLQLLKDLLPVLTYIHRQGVIHRDIAPDNLMCDQDTGKPILIDFGSVKQVAETALRLVGSPSHATQIHKPGYTPLEQIKGEVQPNSDLYALAVTVLVLMTGKAPNDFFNINTNQWNWQPFIQLNSRFENILYRMLARHPSDRYRSADEVLQAIGDLDLGPTNPIPVTAISAPAATTPPPGETPAPTVPPRPQYQAAPQAAVPQAPAPKPVLSTVKTVAVAPAWNPPPTELPPPPAAPPPAKSGYAAHSSAPPVYQPGEPPAPISPPQVPPQSSGFFWKLIGGIVLLPFRLIKWTLKLLWGGLTLVNTLLNWIVKLIVLAVLVAIAAVAVMFGQPDWLPNFSLPTMPSIATPSGSSEGCRNLEGRATQAGITYSSLNQQVNQRFYQRYPKMKGRALTESAEDKPMRDAWCSIADGILRQAGR, encoded by the coding sequence ATGCCGCTGTCTGCTCCTGTTCCTGCTGGTACATTGCTCGAAAATCGCTACGATGTGGTCCGTTTTATCGGCCACGGCGGATTCGGGCGGACCTATTTGGTGCGGGACCAGCATCGCTTTAATGAACTCTGTGTCCTCAAGGAGTTTGCGCCCCAGGTAAGCCAGCCCAGCGTGCTCAAGAAAGCCGAAGAACTATTTCAACGTGAAGCCGGGACGCTCTACAAACTCAGTCATCCGCAGATTCCCGAATTTCGAGCCCTTTCCTCTGTCCAGTACAACGGTGAGTCGATCGTTTTCCTGGTCGAGCAATTTATTGATGGGCATAACTACGGTGAATGGGTTGAAAATGCCCACCGTTTATCACCGGCTCAAGGGTTGCAGCTACTCAAGGATTTATTGCCGGTATTGACCTACATTCATCGGCAGGGGGTGATTCATCGGGACATTGCACCGGATAATTTGATGTGCGATCAAGATACGGGTAAACCAATCCTGATCGACTTTGGCAGCGTGAAGCAAGTGGCCGAAACGGCGTTACGCTTGGTTGGCAGTCCAAGCCATGCGACGCAGATTCACAAGCCTGGTTATACACCCCTGGAGCAGATTAAAGGCGAGGTTCAGCCGAATAGTGATCTCTATGCGTTGGCCGTCACTGTATTGGTCTTAATGACCGGCAAAGCGCCGAATGACTTCTTCAATATCAATACCAATCAGTGGAATTGGCAGCCCTTTATCCAGCTCAACTCGCGCTTCGAGAATATTTTGTATCGGATGTTGGCGCGGCATCCGAGCGATCGCTATCGCAGCGCCGATGAAGTACTGCAAGCGATCGGCGATCTTGACCTGGGGCCAACCAATCCGATTCCAGTAACGGCAATTTCGGCCCCGGCTGCGACAACGCCACCGCCAGGGGAAACTCCGGCCCCAACGGTGCCGCCGCGCCCCCAGTATCAGGCCGCGCCTCAAGCGGCGGTCCCTCAGGCCCCTGCCCCGAAGCCTGTGTTATCGACGGTTAAAACCGTTGCGGTTGCCCCGGCTTGGAATCCGCCACCAACCGAATTACCGCCGCCACCCGCCGCGCCGCCACCCGCGAAGTCGGGTTATGCGGCACATAGTTCGGCCCCACCGGTTTATCAGCCGGGGGAACCACCGGCGCCAATCAGCCCACCCCAGGTGCCACCCCAGTCCAGTGGTTTTTTCTGGAAACTGATTGGTGGGATTGTGCTGTTGCCGTTCCGGTTGATTAAGTGGACGCTGAAACTGCTGTGGGGTGGCCTGACATTGGTCAACACCCTGCTCAATTGGATTGTGAAGTTGATTGTGCTGGCCGTTCTGGTGGCGATCGCGGCTGTGGCCGTGATGTTTGGTCAGCCGGATTGGTTGCCGAATTTTTCGCTGCCGACGATGCCCTCGATCGCCACGCCATCGGGTTCTTCCGAGGGGTGCCGTAATCTCGAAGGGCGGGCGACCCAAGCCGGAATTACTTATTCCAGTTTGAATCAGCAGGTGAACCAGCGCTTTTACCAGCGCTATCCCAAAATGAAAGGCCGAGCGCTGACCGAAAGTGCTGAAGATAAGCCGATGCGGGATGCTTGGTGTAGTATCGCTGATGGCATTTTGCGACAGGCAGGACGGTAG
- a CDS encoding Pepco domain-containing protein codes for MDEELIILTDDDFEPEEGSKGWNEPLRRVTGKFREVKLSPAEVEAKMSAFIKSVGKIFRRANSELPPDSGLELDEVELSVKSSGKGQIKLIAGGEAGGEAAIKLKFKRSKK; via the coding sequence ATGGATGAAGAACTGATTATTTTGACCGATGATGACTTTGAGCCGGAGGAAGGTAGCAAGGGGTGGAATGAACCTTTGCGCCGTGTGACTGGCAAGTTTCGGGAAGTCAAACTAAGTCCGGCTGAGGTAGAAGCCAAGATGTCGGCTTTTATCAAATCGGTCGGGAAGATTTTTCGGCGGGCCAATTCGGAATTGCCGCCTGATTCGGGTTTGGAGTTGGATGAAGTGGAACTCTCGGTGAAGAGCAGCGGAAAGGGGCAAATCAAGCTGATCGCGGGTGGCGAAGCAGGCGGAGAAGCGGCAATCAAACTGAAGTTCAAGCGATCGAAGAAGTAG
- the accC gene encoding acetyl-CoA carboxylase biotin carboxylase subunit, whose product MGQSQFVPILIHQAIARSTSTTSLTQNPPYRRVPKKPYPTEELLCKPFFVQPGRRTFARPGICTPPMAFSKILIANRGEIALRIIRTCEELGIGTVAVHSTIDRNSLHVQLADEAVCIGDPPSSKSYLNIPNIIAAALTRKADAIHPGYGFLAENARFVEICRDHQLVFVGPSPDSIRSMGDKSTAKKTMQRVGVPTVPGSKGLVSGEEEARIIAREIGYPVIIKATAGGGGRGMRMVESDEDLSRAYMAAQGEAEAAFGNPGVYVEKFVRNPRHVEFQILADQYGNVVHLGERECSIQRRHQKLLEEAPSVALTPELRKNMGNAAVAAAKAISYVGAGTVEFLLSQTGEFYFMEMNTRIQVEHPVTEMITGIDLIAEQLRVAQGEKLRLTQDQVILNGHAIECRVNAEDPDHNFRPSPGRISGYLPPSGPGVRMDSHVYTDYEIPAYYDSLIGKLIVWGPDRKSAICRMKRALRECAVTGLPTTINFHQKILETPEFNRGEIYTNFVDAVMMKGK is encoded by the coding sequence ATGGGCCAATCACAATTCGTCCCCATACTCATTCACCAAGCGATCGCTAGATCCACAAGCACGACATCACTCACCCAAAACCCACCCTATCGCCGCGTCCCCAAAAAGCCCTATCCTACTGAGGAGCTTTTGTGTAAGCCGTTTTTCGTTCAGCCAGGTCGTCGGACTTTTGCACGTCCTGGGATATGCACTCCACCAATGGCCTTTTCCAAGATTCTGATCGCCAATCGCGGCGAAATCGCCCTCCGCATCATTCGTACCTGTGAAGAACTCGGCATCGGTACAGTCGCCGTCCACTCCACGATCGATCGCAACTCCCTGCATGTGCAGTTAGCCGATGAAGCCGTCTGTATCGGGGATCCCCCCAGCAGCAAGAGCTATCTGAATATCCCCAACATCATCGCCGCCGCCCTCACCCGCAAAGCCGATGCGATTCATCCGGGCTACGGATTTTTGGCCGAAAATGCCCGGTTTGTCGAGATCTGCCGCGACCACCAGCTCGTTTTCGTCGGGCCATCGCCGGATTCAATTCGATCGATGGGTGACAAATCCACCGCCAAAAAGACCATGCAACGGGTAGGCGTCCCCACCGTCCCCGGCAGTAAGGGCCTCGTCTCCGGTGAAGAAGAAGCCCGGATCATCGCCCGCGAAATCGGCTACCCCGTGATCATCAAAGCCACCGCCGGGGGCGGGGGCCGGGGGATGCGTATGGTTGAAAGCGACGAAGACCTTTCCCGCGCCTACATGGCCGCCCAAGGTGAAGCCGAAGCCGCCTTCGGCAACCCCGGCGTCTACGTCGAAAAATTCGTCCGCAATCCTCGCCACGTCGAATTCCAAATCCTCGCCGACCAATACGGCAACGTCGTCCACCTGGGCGAACGCGAATGCTCCATCCAACGCCGTCACCAAAAGCTGCTGGAAGAAGCCCCTAGCGTCGCCCTCACCCCCGAACTGCGGAAAAACATGGGTAACGCCGCCGTCGCTGCCGCCAAAGCAATTAGCTACGTCGGCGCGGGCACCGTAGAATTCCTGCTGTCCCAAACCGGCGAATTCTACTTTATGGAGATGAACACCCGCATCCAGGTCGAGCACCCCGTCACCGAAATGATTACCGGCATCGACCTGATCGCCGAGCAATTGCGCGTCGCCCAAGGCGAAAAACTGCGCCTCACCCAAGATCAAGTGATCCTCAACGGCCATGCGATCGAATGCCGCGTCAACGCCGAAGACCCCGACCACAACTTCCGCCCCAGCCCGGGTCGCATCAGCGGCTATCTCCCCCCCAGCGGCCCTGGCGTCCGCATGGATTCCCACGTCTACACCGACTACGAAATCCCGGCCTACTACGACTCCCTGATTGGCAAACTGATTGTCTGGGGACCCGATCGCAAATCCGCCATCTGCCGCATGAAACGCGCCCTGCGCGAATGTGCCGTCACCGGCTTACCCACCACCATCAACTTCCACCAGAAAATTCTCGAAACCCCCGAATTCAATCGCGGCGAGATTTATACCAACTTCGTCGATGCGGTGATGATGAAGGGCAAATAA
- a CDS encoding endonuclease domain-containing protein has protein sequence MSRQTHLKQTDFHLPYNSDLVFRAKTMRQNPTPAEKKLWRDCLRHLPVRFLRQRPIEHFIVDFYCAALRLVIEVDGDSHFTEQGQSYDAERSAILEGYGLSIVRFTNQQVLEEFDAVSEQINELPLNPPFEGGFRGIRSMRSTFNLNVGGVCRLRFEV, from the coding sequence ATGTCTCGGCAAACTCACCTGAAGCAAACGGATTTTCATTTGCCCTACAACTCGGATTTGGTGTTTCGGGCAAAGACGATGCGGCAGAATCCGACGCCTGCGGAGAAGAAGTTGTGGCGTGATTGTTTGCGGCATTTGCCTGTGCGTTTCTTGCGGCAGCGACCGATCGAACATTTCATCGTAGATTTTTACTGTGCAGCGTTGCGATTAGTGATTGAGGTGGATGGGGACAGCCATTTTACGGAGCAGGGACAGTCTTATGATGCGGAACGATCGGCCATTTTAGAAGGCTATGGTTTGAGCATTGTGCGGTTCACAAATCAGCAAGTTTTAGAAGAGTTTGATGCTGTGTCCGAACAAATCAATGAACTCCCCCTAAATCCCCCTTTTGAAGGGGGATTTAGGGGGATCAGATCTATGCGATCGACCTTTAATCTCAATGTGGGTGGGGTTTGTCGGCTGCGTTTTGAGGTGTGA